A region from the Haloarcula limicola genome encodes:
- a CDS encoding competence/damage-inducible protein A — translation MRVAVVTVGDELLAGETVNTNAAWLGRQLAERGVTVERTTVVPDRTADIARVVNEYHADYDAVIVTGGLGPTHDDVTIEGVAAAFGREVVESEEALAWLAENGGYTREDLADGTGEVPEGSRVLPNHDGVAPGCVVENCYVLPGVPDEMKRMFEEVADEFSGQQRYVRTVDAAEPESALLSRIDEVRGKFAVKVGSYPGEYVTVRFEGTDESAVEDAAAWLGERVEQPEEE, via the coding sequence ATGCGCGTCGCGGTGGTCACGGTCGGGGACGAACTGCTCGCCGGGGAGACGGTCAACACGAACGCCGCGTGGCTGGGCCGGCAGTTAGCCGAGCGCGGCGTCACCGTCGAGCGGACGACCGTCGTCCCCGACCGGACCGCCGACATCGCCCGGGTCGTCAACGAGTACCACGCCGACTACGACGCCGTCATCGTCACCGGCGGCCTCGGCCCGACCCACGACGACGTGACCATCGAGGGCGTCGCGGCGGCGTTCGGCCGGGAGGTCGTCGAGAGCGAGGAGGCGCTCGCGTGGCTGGCGGAGAACGGCGGCTACACGCGAGAGGACCTGGCCGACGGGACCGGAGAGGTGCCCGAGGGCAGTCGCGTCCTGCCGAATCACGACGGCGTCGCGCCGGGCTGTGTCGTCGAGAACTGCTACGTCCTACCGGGCGTTCCCGACGAGATGAAGCGGATGTTCGAGGAGGTCGCCGACGAGTTCAGCGGCCAGCAACGGTACGTCCGCACCGTCGACGCCGCGGAACCCGAGAGCGCGCTGCTCTCCCGGATCGACGAGGTGCGGGGAAAGTTCGCCGTCAAGGTCGGGAGCTACCCCGGCGAGTACGTGACGGTCCGCTTCGAGGGGACCGACGAGTCGGCCGTCGAGGACGCGGCCGCGTGGCTGGGCGAGCGGGTCGAGCAGCCGGAGGAAGAGTGA
- a CDS encoding DUF5803 family protein, which translates to MHRRHLALVAVLALVGLSGCAGLFGGGEVSPDQLNQNASYDWDAQADVSVTLNKSSYEAVYAVRNNETLAVYDRDGLGREQSVPISALKFRYENGTVVTPANSSMNATQSRSQTTINFPGEGNVTGQVAYTAPRSGKAYGTPTHLRGATYAVTLPPNGRVGVPLLSQVNPGGYETSVDEATDRMTVSWPDGVSAQQLRVRYYLQRDLYIFGGLFVVAVVLGSIGTLYYYRQVQSARRRRKEAGIDLEEEETDDDIGDDGPPPGMR; encoded by the coding sequence ATGCACCGTCGCCACCTCGCTCTCGTCGCCGTTCTCGCCCTCGTCGGACTCTCCGGCTGTGCCGGGCTGTTCGGCGGCGGCGAAGTCTCGCCGGATCAGTTGAACCAGAACGCAAGCTACGACTGGGACGCGCAGGCCGACGTGAGCGTCACTCTGAACAAGTCGTCGTACGAGGCGGTCTACGCCGTCCGGAACAACGAGACCCTCGCGGTGTACGACCGCGACGGCCTCGGCAGGGAACAGAGCGTCCCCATCAGCGCGCTCAAGTTCCGATACGAGAACGGCACCGTCGTCACGCCGGCGAACTCCTCGATGAACGCGACGCAGAGCCGGAGCCAGACGACCATCAACTTCCCGGGCGAGGGTAACGTCACCGGACAGGTCGCCTACACCGCCCCCCGTAGCGGGAAGGCCTACGGGACGCCGACCCACCTCCGGGGAGCCACCTATGCGGTGACGCTGCCGCCGAACGGTCGCGTCGGCGTGCCGCTGCTCTCGCAGGTGAACCCCGGCGGCTACGAGACGAGCGTCGACGAGGCCACCGACCGCATGACCGTCAGCTGGCCCGACGGCGTCTCGGCCCAGCAGTTGCGGGTCCGCTACTACCTCCAGCGCGACCTCTACATCTTCGGCGGCCTCTTCGTCGTCGCCGTCGTCCTCGGCAGCATCGGCACGCTGTACTACTACCGGCAGGTGCAGTCGGCCAGACGCCGCCGGAAGGAAGCCGGCATCGACTTGGAGGAGGAGGAGACCGACGACGACATCGGCGACGACGGCCCGCCGCCGGGCATGCGCTAG
- a CDS encoding DUF2110 family protein, producing MVVLGTKVYVTGDARDRALDGLRSLVANELGELDVEFDVGHRKDDFPTVTVDGPDATVARNLLREEFGEVVTTHEAGETYVGTLDSWDDDGFVLDVGFGQTVRIPAENLDLGQGSPEQIRKRFGLVQHMPLRFVAGDDPRLADEEVDRLYDWTRGNARVNANSVTRSEARATVNRAGHAQDIVTVERIGLLEQSIVCNPDTDAPGLLSDIGRFMPSELLAVVP from the coding sequence ATGGTCGTCCTCGGCACCAAAGTGTACGTCACGGGCGACGCCCGTGACCGTGCGCTCGACGGACTGCGGTCGCTGGTCGCGAACGAACTCGGCGAACTCGACGTGGAGTTCGACGTCGGCCACCGGAAGGACGACTTCCCGACGGTCACTGTCGACGGTCCCGACGCCACCGTCGCCCGGAACCTGCTCCGCGAGGAGTTCGGCGAGGTCGTCACCACTCACGAGGCCGGCGAGACGTACGTCGGTACGCTCGACTCGTGGGACGACGATGGGTTCGTCTTGGACGTCGGATTCGGCCAGACGGTTCGGATTCCCGCCGAGAACCTGGACCTCGGGCAGGGCTCGCCCGAACAGATCCGCAAGCGCTTCGGGTTGGTTCAGCACATGCCGCTCCGATTCGTCGCCGGCGACGACCCGCGGCTCGCCGACGAGGAGGTTGACCGCCTCTACGACTGGACCCGGGGCAACGCCCGCGTCAACGCCAACAGCGTCACCCGATCGGAGGCCCGCGCGACGGTCAACCGGGCCGGGCACGCACAGGACATCGTCACCGTCGAGCGCATCGGTCTCCTCGAACAGAGCATCGTCTGCAACCCCGATACCGACGCGCCGGGCCTGCTGTCGGACATCGGGCGCTTCATGCCCTCGGAACTGCTCGCCGTCGTCCCCTGA
- the tfe gene encoding transcription factor E encodes MAFEELLEDPVIQKYLHELVGPKGMPVAAAPPDGEVTDEELAEELGLELNDVRRALFILYENDLASYRRLRDEDSGWLTYLWTFEYEKIPEQLEEELYRLLDGLEERREYERNNEFYLCENCGIRFEFGEAMEFGFECPQCGNQVETMENTRLVTAMEDRIEELRDELNVDVDAQA; translated from the coding sequence ATGGCTTTTGAGGAACTCCTGGAGGATCCGGTCATACAGAAATACCTCCACGAGCTAGTCGGACCGAAGGGGATGCCGGTCGCCGCCGCGCCGCCGGACGGCGAAGTGACCGACGAGGAACTGGCCGAGGAACTCGGACTCGAACTCAACGACGTGCGCCGCGCGCTCTTCATTCTCTACGAGAACGATCTGGCGTCGTATCGCCGACTCCGGGACGAGGACTCGGGGTGGCTCACCTACCTCTGGACGTTCGAGTACGAGAAGATCCCCGAGCAGCTCGAAGAGGAGCTGTACCGCTTACTCGACGGGCTCGAAGAGCGCCGCGAGTACGAGCGCAACAACGAGTTCTACCTCTGTGAGAACTGCGGCATCCGCTTCGAGTTCGGCGAGGCCATGGAATTCGGCTTCGAGTGCCCCCAGTGTGGCAACCAGGTCGAGACCATGGAGAACACCCGTCTCGTCACCGCCATGGAGGACCGCATCGAGGAGCTCCGCGACGAACTGAACGTCGACGTGGACGCACAGGCCTGA
- a CDS encoding tRNA (cytidine(56)-2'-O)-methyltransferase, with the protein MKGDHDVTVLRLGHRPGRDERMTTHVGLTARALGADRIVMAGSARDRTDTIVDITERFGGPMAVETTAEPKGFIRNFEGTVVHLTMYGEPIQDVEGEIRDAHADGPLLLVVGAEKVPFEVYERADFNVGVTNQPHSEVASLAVFLDRLFEGRELDREWEDPDRVVVPMETGKRVVDPDERTE; encoded by the coding sequence ATGAAAGGCGACCACGACGTGACGGTCCTCCGGCTCGGTCATCGACCGGGCCGGGACGAGCGGATGACCACCCACGTCGGTCTCACCGCGAGAGCTCTGGGTGCGGACCGGATCGTGATGGCCGGGTCCGCGCGGGACCGGACGGACACCATCGTCGACATCACCGAGCGCTTCGGCGGCCCGATGGCCGTCGAGACGACCGCTGAGCCGAAGGGGTTCATCCGTAACTTCGAGGGGACCGTCGTCCACCTGACGATGTACGGCGAGCCGATTCAGGACGTGGAGGGGGAGATCCGCGACGCACACGCCGACGGCCCCCTCCTGCTCGTCGTCGGCGCGGAGAAGGTCCCCTTCGAGGTGTACGAGCGGGCCGACTTCAACGTCGGCGTGACGAACCAGCCCCACTCCGAAGTGGCGTCGCTGGCCGTCTTCCTCGACCGGCTGTTCGAGGGCCGAGAGCTCGACCGCGAGTGGGAGGACCCCGACCGCGTCGTCGTGCCGATGGAGACCGGCAAGCGGGTCGTCGACCCCGACGAGCGGACGGAGTAG
- a CDS encoding DsbA family protein, which translates to MTRLSRRGFLASSVALAGGLTGCSGLGSTGPTGEGSADGSDGSSGGTGSTDGTGTAAGDLLPAPVAGDPDADVTVTAWEDYACPHCQTYSTTVYPKVKSDYLDSGSIRYEFHDFPVMDSQVTWQAANAARAVQVEAGDEAYFTYSKRLYENQRRLGPDVYAELTDGLDAGGDAVRQAATNRTYDPTIKASRQAAIDKGLRGTPAVIVDGNEVAWENEIAYAPVRDAIESALNG; encoded by the coding sequence ATGACGCGCCTCAGTCGCCGCGGATTCCTCGCAAGCAGCGTCGCCCTCGCGGGAGGTCTCACGGGCTGTTCCGGACTCGGCTCGACCGGACCAACCGGTGAGGGGAGTGCCGACGGCAGCGACGGGAGCTCCGGCGGAACCGGCTCGACCGACGGGACGGGGACGGCCGCCGGCGACCTCCTCCCCGCGCCGGTCGCCGGCGACCCGGACGCCGACGTGACCGTCACGGCCTGGGAGGACTACGCCTGCCCACACTGTCAGACGTACTCCACGACGGTGTATCCGAAGGTGAAGTCCGACTACCTCGACAGCGGGTCGATCCGCTACGAGTTCCACGACTTCCCCGTGATGGACAGTCAGGTGACGTGGCAGGCCGCCAACGCCGCCCGCGCGGTGCAGGTGGAAGCCGGCGACGAGGCGTACTTCACCTACTCGAAGCGCCTCTACGAGAACCAGCGTCGCCTCGGCCCGGACGTCTACGCCGAGCTCACCGACGGGCTCGACGCGGGCGGCGACGCCGTCAGGCAGGCCGCGACGAACCGGACGTACGACCCCACCATCAAGGCCAGCAGGCAAGCGGCCATCGACAAGGGACTCCGAGGGACGCCGGCGGTGATCGTCGACGGGAACGAGGTGGCGTGGGAGAACGAGATCGCCTACGCGCCGGTCCGTGACGCCATCGAGAGCGCGCTGAACGGATGA
- a CDS encoding NAD-dependent epimerase/dehydratase family protein, which yields MELEGKRIVVTGGAGFIGSHLVERLVDDNDVVVADDCSGGNREWVHDEASVVEGDLTDPTVVEDAVTAETDLVVHLAASKLVDTDAPRRQFEDNSTITYNLLERMDDAGVDNLVFTSSSTVYGEAPRPTPEDYAPLEPISVYGATKLAEESLISTYAHSHDLQSWVFRFANIVGPRLRGAVIPDFVEKLRENPDSLTILGDGRQQKSYMHVSECVEAMEYAVAHADADHNVFNLGTRTTTSVDRIADIVADEMGIDPEYEYTGGDRGWTGDVPRMRLSIDKLAALGWEPDQSSDDAVRQSARELIAEL from the coding sequence ATGGAACTCGAAGGGAAGCGAATCGTCGTCACGGGCGGTGCCGGCTTCATCGGCAGTCACCTCGTGGAGCGACTCGTCGACGACAACGACGTCGTCGTCGCCGACGACTGTTCGGGCGGGAACCGCGAGTGGGTCCACGACGAGGCGTCCGTCGTCGAGGGCGATCTGACCGACCCCACCGTCGTCGAGGACGCGGTCACCGCCGAGACGGACCTCGTCGTCCACCTCGCGGCCTCGAAGCTCGTCGACACCGACGCGCCGCGGCGGCAGTTCGAGGACAACAGCACGATCACGTACAACCTCCTCGAACGGATGGACGACGCGGGCGTCGACAACCTCGTGTTTACGTCGTCTTCGACGGTATACGGCGAGGCTCCGCGACCCACGCCCGAGGACTACGCCCCGCTCGAACCGATCAGCGTCTACGGCGCGACGAAACTCGCCGAGGAGTCCCTGATATCGACGTACGCACACAGCCACGACCTCCAGTCGTGGGTGTTCCGCTTCGCCAACATCGTCGGGCCGCGACTGCGCGGGGCGGTGATCCCGGACTTCGTCGAGAAACTGCGCGAGAACCCCGACTCGCTCACGATCCTCGGCGACGGTCGCCAGCAGAAGTCCTACATGCACGTCTCGGAGTGCGTCGAGGCGATGGAGTACGCCGTCGCCCACGCGGACGCCGACCACAACGTGTTCAACCTCGGCACGCGCACGACCACCTCCGTCGACCGCATCGCCGACATCGTCGCCGACGAGATGGGAATCGATCCCGAGTACGAGTACACCGGCGGCGACCGCGGCTGGACCGGCGACGTCCCGCGGATGCGCCTCTCTATCGACAAGCTCGCGGCGCTGGGCTGGGAGCCCGACCAGTCGAGCGACGACGCGGTTCGCCAGTCGGCGCGGGAACTCATCGCGGAACTCTGA
- a CDS encoding YbhB/YbcL family Raf kinase inhibitor-like protein, with amino-acid sequence MADLELTSPAFDDGARIPEEHGYAAGNVSPPLRIQNAPATAESLVLIVDDPDAKEPAGKVWDHWLVWNIPAGTRELAAGRTPDGATEGQNDFGEVGWGGPNPPDREHTYRFLLYALDTTVALPRGANKEQLYDAAEGHVVGKAELTGTFSP; translated from the coding sequence ATGGCGGACCTCGAACTCACGAGCCCGGCGTTCGACGACGGAGCGCGCATCCCCGAGGAACACGGCTACGCGGCGGGAAACGTCAGCCCGCCGCTGCGGATACAGAACGCCCCGGCGACGGCCGAGTCGCTCGTCTTGATCGTCGACGACCCCGACGCGAAGGAACCGGCGGGGAAGGTGTGGGACCACTGGCTCGTCTGGAACATCCCGGCGGGCACGCGCGAGCTCGCGGCGGGCAGGACGCCCGACGGGGCGACCGAGGGCCAGAACGACTTCGGGGAGGTCGGCTGGGGCGGACCGAACCCGCCCGACCGCGAGCACACCTATCGGTTCCTCCTGTACGCGCTCGATACCACGGTCGCGCTCCCGCGAGGGGCGAATAAGGAACAGCTCTACGACGCCGCCGAGGGGCACGTCGTCGGCAAGGCGGAGCTGACCGGGACGTTCTCGCCGTAG
- a CDS encoding DUF2797 domain-containing protein: MQVVGYRSRVEDHAGLLLAEEGSVSLERLNPGTELSYSLGERHCAGEVDGEVHHACENPSAPYCPEHTSRWPCARCTGECDKPIEACDEKHAVYLAAFAPDTVKVGVTRSWRLETRLREQGADRAAHLRTVADGRIARQIEADIAGELGDRVRVPTKIAGFDESVDDAFWEGLLAEYDPLSTYEFDYGLSLAKRPMAETLATGTVRGTKGRVAVIDNNGSTYAVDLRQLVGYELTDGGTDRDLQSSLGAFG; the protein is encoded by the coding sequence GTGCAGGTCGTCGGGTACCGCTCGCGCGTCGAAGACCACGCTGGCCTCCTGCTAGCCGAGGAGGGGAGCGTCAGCCTCGAACGGCTGAACCCGGGGACCGAGCTCTCGTACTCGCTGGGCGAGCGCCACTGCGCCGGCGAGGTCGACGGCGAGGTCCATCATGCCTGCGAGAACCCGTCCGCCCCATACTGCCCGGAACACACGAGCAGGTGGCCCTGCGCGCGCTGTACCGGCGAGTGTGACAAACCCATCGAGGCCTGCGACGAGAAGCACGCCGTCTATCTGGCCGCCTTCGCTCCCGACACCGTCAAGGTGGGCGTCACCCGCTCTTGGCGGCTGGAGACCCGCCTCCGCGAACAGGGCGCGGACCGTGCGGCCCACCTCCGAACCGTCGCTGACGGCCGCATCGCCCGGCAGATCGAGGCCGACATCGCCGGGGAACTCGGCGACCGAGTCCGCGTCCCGACGAAGATCGCCGGCTTCGACGAGTCGGTCGACGACGCGTTCTGGGAGGGTCTGCTTGCCGAGTACGACCCGCTCTCGACCTACGAGTTCGACTACGGGCTCTCGCTGGCGAAGCGCCCGATGGCCGAGACGCTCGCCACCGGCACCGTCCGGGGCACCAAGGGTCGGGTCGCCGTCATCGACAACAACGGTAGCACGTACGCCGTCGATCTGCGACAGCTCGTCGGCTACGAGCTCACCGACGGCGGCACCGACCGGGACCTCCAGTCGAGCCTCGGCGCGTTCGGATAG
- a CDS encoding DUF7490 domain-containing protein, producing MRRDVLLAGAIALLTLTMVAGATAVPGVLSEPTEDVRPSHLDLRESYVDARDVTGETVTLSLTSSLEHRGGAAENVTVVTRAIDADTGLVATTERQALGDVTGERDVSFTRNLTVERDGDYRIETAVAEDGRRVSVQRRTVRNVDALTPAYARSMVAFHRFENANAPLRAISYRIVDVADGETTLNVTAYLTNSGDDPAGGLSLRVRARQADSNVVADESTLRVGQIRPGRTRTVSTALAVPDGYNYWLDGILRSDGVIVATESAPANLDPEETLTANETRRDVGFDSGDFEEESAEDGGMSEREEASTAGGSGPGFTALAALVALAAATLGLARRHA from the coding sequence GTGCGACGCGATGTACTACTCGCCGGTGCCATCGCCCTCCTCACGCTGACGATGGTCGCCGGCGCGACGGCGGTCCCTGGCGTCCTCTCGGAGCCGACCGAGGACGTCCGTCCGAGCCACCTCGACCTCCGCGAGTCCTACGTCGACGCCCGCGACGTCACGGGTGAGACAGTGACGCTTTCGCTCACTTCCTCGCTCGAACACCGAGGCGGGGCGGCCGAGAACGTCACCGTCGTGACGCGAGCGATCGACGCCGACACCGGACTGGTAGCGACGACCGAACGGCAGGCGCTCGGCGACGTGACCGGCGAACGGGACGTCTCGTTCACCCGGAACCTCACCGTCGAGCGCGACGGCGACTACCGCATCGAGACGGCGGTGGCAGAAGACGGCCGGCGCGTCTCCGTCCAGCGGCGGACGGTCCGGAACGTGGACGCGCTGACGCCGGCGTACGCCCGCTCGATGGTGGCGTTTCACCGGTTCGAGAACGCGAACGCGCCGCTCCGCGCGATCTCCTACCGCATCGTCGACGTGGCGGACGGCGAGACGACGCTGAACGTGACGGCGTATCTCACCAACAGCGGCGACGACCCGGCCGGCGGCCTCTCGCTCCGAGTGCGCGCGAGGCAGGCCGACTCGAACGTCGTCGCCGACGAGTCGACGCTCCGAGTGGGTCAGATTCGCCCCGGGCGGACACGGACGGTCAGCACCGCGTTGGCCGTTCCCGACGGCTACAACTACTGGCTGGACGGCATCCTCCGGTCCGACGGCGTCATCGTCGCCACGGAGAGCGCGCCCGCGAACCTCGATCCGGAGGAGACGCTGACGGCGAACGAGACGCGGCGCGACGTCGGCTTCGATTCCGGCGACTTCGAGGAGGAGTCGGCCGAGGACGGCGGGATGAGTGAGCGAGAAGAGGCGTCGACTGCTGGCGGGAGCGGTCCCGGTTTCACCGCTCTCGCGGCGCTCGTCGCACTCGCCGCCGCGACGCTCGGACTCGCACGGAGGCACGCATGA
- a CDS encoding helix-turn-helix transcriptional regulator, producing MSSAASEADLSEDELAGLELIRESGGVHQSDFWKDLDVSSRKGSRIVESLFEKGLIQREETIYEGHNTYYLTPAARDLDFSLLMAGDMLSPFIGDEEVDPHDDTFSQWVMNLAYQG from the coding sequence ATGAGTTCTGCAGCGTCGGAGGCGGACCTCTCCGAGGACGAACTGGCCGGGCTTGAACTCATCCGCGAGTCCGGCGGCGTCCACCAGAGCGACTTCTGGAAGGACCTGGACGTCTCCTCCCGGAAGGGCAGTCGCATCGTCGAGTCCCTCTTCGAGAAGGGTCTCATCCAGCGCGAGGAGACCATCTACGAGGGGCACAACACGTACTACCTCACGCCCGCCGCCCGCGACCTCGACTTCTCGCTTCTGATGGCCGGCGACATGCTCTCGCCGTTCATCGGCGACGAGGAGGTCGACCCGCACGACGACACCTTCTCGCAGTGGGTCATGAACCTCGCCTACCAGGGCTGA
- a CDS encoding NRDE family protein has product MCTIVLAWQVFEDAPVAFAANRDERVDRPSEPPAPRHWGSRVVAPADEEASGTWEGYNEHGLLVALTNRWVDADLAGERSRGLLVRDCLGHETAEDAARAVEGALREAEYEGFNLLLADENAALLFEWDGQLAVRNLNPGVHVVVNVGADGDYRIPSGRADAGEEQAANADRLRDHLQAEPGETVDAWLDRAGETIGDHEYGVCVHGDGFGTRSSSLVSLGEHPRYDFADGPPCRTAYRPVEGQI; this is encoded by the coding sequence GTGTGCACTATCGTCCTCGCGTGGCAGGTCTTCGAAGACGCGCCGGTCGCGTTCGCCGCCAACCGCGACGAGCGCGTCGACCGCCCGTCGGAACCGCCCGCGCCGCGTCACTGGGGGTCCCGCGTCGTCGCGCCCGCCGACGAGGAGGCGAGCGGCACTTGGGAGGGCTACAACGAACACGGCCTCCTCGTGGCGCTCACGAACCGCTGGGTGGACGCCGACCTCGCCGGCGAGCGCTCCCGAGGGCTCCTCGTCCGTGACTGTCTGGGCCACGAGACCGCCGAGGACGCCGCCCGCGCCGTCGAGGGGGCGCTCCGCGAAGCCGAGTACGAGGGGTTCAACCTCCTCTTGGCCGACGAGAACGCGGCGCTGCTCTTCGAGTGGGACGGCCAGCTCGCTGTCCGGAATCTGAACCCCGGCGTCCACGTCGTCGTCAACGTCGGCGCGGACGGCGACTATCGGATTCCGAGCGGCCGGGCCGACGCCGGGGAGGAGCAGGCCGCCAACGCCGACCGGCTCCGGGACCACCTGCAGGCCGAACCCGGCGAGACGGTCGACGCGTGGCTGGATCGCGCGGGCGAGACCATCGGCGACCACGAGTACGGCGTCTGCGTCCACGGCGACGGCTTCGGGACGCGGTCGTCGTCGCTCGTTTCACTCGGCGAGCACCCGCGATACGACTTCGCGGACGGGCCGCCCTGCCGAACGGCGTATCGCCCCGTCGAAGGTCAGATTTAA
- a CDS encoding class I adenylate-forming enzyme family protein has translation MREPMEWPTRDLLTHRAETTPERTAVVDADEGETATYRELDAAVDEVAAAFEALDTPNRRVATLLDTRPAVGRLLFGAMRRGLTLAPLNVELDVETLGTQLEALDADVLVCERDTEKLAAEIADCPVVSVDAPDDSGVGRLLSDKAVEAGRTVEPVELDRDATQLVLFTSGTTSDPKGVRLTVGNLVASATASAFRLGVSPGDRWLVCLPTYHMGGIAPFVRCVLYGAAVAVQREFDPEGTARVLAEEEITGVSLVPTMLKRLVESGWTPDLSLRFVLLGGGPTPRSLVERCRERGIPVCPTYGMTETASQISTARPETAFEYPDTVGQPLVCTDVTVLGEDGPVGPGERGELVVSGPTVTPGYLADEATAAAFGPHGFHTGDLGYRDEDGRLWVVGRADDRIVTGGENVDAGAVAAAIRGCPGVADAAVVGLPDEEWGQQVAALVVGDAELEAVRDHCRAELAPYEVPKTIRRTEALPRTPSGTVDRDAVAAQLQE, from the coding sequence ATGCGTGAGCCGATGGAGTGGCCGACGCGGGACCTGCTGACCCATCGGGCCGAGACGACGCCCGAGCGGACCGCCGTCGTCGACGCCGACGAGGGCGAGACCGCGACCTACCGCGAACTGGACGCCGCCGTCGACGAGGTCGCGGCCGCGTTCGAGGCGCTGGACACGCCGAACCGCCGCGTCGCGACGCTGCTGGACACCCGGCCGGCGGTCGGTCGCCTCCTGTTCGGGGCGATGCGCCGCGGACTGACGCTCGCCCCGCTGAACGTCGAACTCGACGTCGAGACGCTCGGAACGCAGTTGGAGGCGCTCGACGCCGACGTTCTCGTCTGCGAACGGGACACCGAGAAACTCGCGGCCGAGATAGCGGACTGTCCGGTCGTCTCGGTCGACGCTCCCGACGACAGCGGCGTCGGGCGCTTGCTCTCCGACAAAGCGGTCGAGGCCGGCAGGACCGTCGAGCCGGTCGAGCTGGACCGCGACGCGACGCAGCTCGTGCTGTTCACCTCGGGGACGACCAGCGACCCGAAGGGAGTCCGCCTGACAGTCGGCAACCTCGTCGCCAGCGCGACGGCCTCGGCGTTCCGGCTCGGCGTCTCGCCGGGCGACCGCTGGCTGGTCTGTCTCCCGACCTACCACATGGGAGGGATCGCCCCGTTCGTCCGCTGTGTCCTCTACGGGGCGGCCGTCGCCGTCCAGCGGGAGTTCGACCCCGAAGGGACCGCCCGCGTTCTCGCCGAGGAGGAGATCACAGGCGTCTCGCTCGTCCCGACGATGCTCAAACGGCTCGTCGAGTCCGGGTGGACGCCCGACCTCTCGCTTCGGTTCGTCCTGCTCGGCGGCGGGCCGACGCCGCGCTCGCTCGTCGAGCGCTGCCGAGAGCGCGGGATTCCGGTCTGTCCCACCTACGGGATGACCGAGACGGCCTCGCAGATCTCCACCGCACGGCCGGAGACGGCCTTCGAGTATCCGGACACGGTCGGGCAACCGCTCGTCTGTACCGACGTGACGGTCCTCGGCGAGGACGGCCCGGTCGGACCGGGCGAGCGCGGCGAACTCGTGGTCTCCGGCCCGACGGTGACGCCGGGGTACTTAGCCGACGAGGCGACCGCGGCGGCGTTCGGCCCGCACGGCTTTCACACCGGCGACCTCGGCTATCGCGACGAAGACGGCCGCCTCTGGGTGGTCGGACGTGCGGACGACCGCATCGTCACCGGCGGCGAGAACGTGGACGCGGGCGCGGTCGCGGCGGCGATCCGCGGCTGCCCGGGCGTCGCGGACGCCGCCGTCGTCGGCCTACCCGACGAGGAGTGGGGCCAGCAAGTCGCGGCGCTCGTCGTCGGCGACGCCGAATTGGAGGCGGTTCGGGACCACTGCCGGGCCGAACTCGCGCCGTACGAGGTCCCGAAGACGATCCGACGGACCGAGGCGCTCCCGCGGACCCCGTCGGGGACGGTCGATAGGGACGCCGTCGCCGCGCAGTTGCAGGAGTGA